A single region of the Brachypodium distachyon strain Bd21 chromosome 3, Brachypodium_distachyon_v3.0, whole genome shotgun sequence genome encodes:
- the LOC100827187 gene encoding glutamate decarboxylase: MVLSRAISSAGDSVACTFASRYVREELPRYRMPEQSIPKEAAYQIITDELMLDGNPRLNLASFVTTWMEPECAKLMMDSVNKNYVDMDEYPVTTELQNRCVNMIAHLFNAPIKEDETAIGVSTVGSSEAIMLAGLAFKRKWQNKRKEQGKPCDKPNIVTGANVQVCWEKFARYFEVELKEVKLTEGYYVMDPLKAVEMVDENTICVAAILGSTLTGEYEDVKLLNDLLVEKNKETGWNVPIHVDAASGGFIAPFLQPELEWDFRLPLVKSINVSGHKYGLVYPGVGWVIWRSKDDLPDELIFHINYLGTDQPTFTLNFSKGASQIIAQYYQLIRLGFEGYKHIMENCKGNAAILREGIEATGRFKVLSKEDGVPLLAISLKDSTGFTVFDISENLRRFGWIVPAYTMPADAEHVAVLRVVIREDFSRSLAQRLIADINKVLRELDAHAVHAVKITTAVATQASEGMDDGVVTKKSVLDTEKEFASACMDLLKNKKTGVC, translated from the exons ATGGTGCTCTCGCGCGCGATCTCCAGCGCGGGCGACTCCGTCGCCTGCACCTTCGCCTCGCGCTACGTCCGCGAGGAGCTCCCGCG GTACCGGATGCCGGAGCAGTCGATCCCAAAGGAGGCGGCGTACCAGATCATCACGGACGAGTTGATGCTGGACGGGAACCCGCGCCTGAACCTCGCCTCCTTCGTCACCACGTGGATGGAGCCAGAGTGCGCCAAGCTCATGATGGACTCCGTCAACAAGAATTACGTCGACATGGACGAGTACCCCGTCACCACCGAGCTCCAg AACCGTTGTGTAAATATGATCGCTCACCTGTTCAATGCGCCCATCAAGGAGGATGAGACAGCTATTGGAGTTTCAACAGTGGGATCCTCCGAAGCAATTATGCTTGCAGGTTTGGCATTCAAGAGGAAGTGGCAAAATAAGAGGAAGGAGCAGGGGAAGCCATGTGACAAACCTAACATTGTTACCGGTGCGAATGTTCAG GTTTGCTGGGAAAAATTTGCAAGATATTTTGAAGTAGAATTGAAGGAGGTCAAGTTAACTGAAGGATACTATGTCATGGATCCTTTGAAGGCTGTTGAAATGGTGGATGAAAATACTATCTGTGTTGCAGCCATCTTGGGATCTACTCTAACTGGAGAGTACGAAGATGTTAAATTATTGAATGACCTTCTTGTGGAGAAGAACAAGGAAACTGG GTGGAATGTGCCGATACATGTTGATGCGGCAAGTGGAGGATTTATAGCCCCTTTTCTTCAGCCTGAGCTTGAATGGGACTTCAGGCTACCATTGGTGAAGAGCATCAATGTTAGTGGGCACAAGTATGGCCTTGTTTACCCTGGTGTTGGTTGGGTCATTTGGCGGAGCAAAGACGATTTGCCTGACGAACTCATTTTCCACATAAACTATCTAGGGACAGATCAGCCCACATTCACACTGAACTTCTCCAAAG GTGCTAGTCAGATAATTGCACAATACTACCAACTGATACGTCTAGGCTTCGAG GGATACAAGCACATCATGGAAAACTGCAAGGGGAATGCAGCCATACTGAGGGAGGGAATAGAGGCGACAGGAAGGTTCAAAGTCCTCTCCAAAGAGGACGGCGTACCTCTGCTAGCTATCTCGCTCAAAGACAGCACTGGATTCACCGTGTTCGACATCTCCGAGAACCTGAGGAGGTTCGGCTGGATCGTGCCGGCCTACACCATGCCTGCGGACGCGGAGCACGTGGCCGTCCTCCGCGTCGTCATCAGGGAGGATTTCAGCCGGAGCCTTGCCCAGCGGCTCATCGCAGACATCAACAAGGTCCTACGCGAGCTGGACGCGCACGCGGTCCACGCCGTGAAGATCACCACTGCGGTTGCTACGCAAGCCAGCGAGGGCATGGATGATGGCGTGGTGACGAAGAAGAGCGTCCTGGACACCGAGAAGGAGTTCGCCTCGGCCTGTATGGACCTGCTTAAGAACAAGAAGACAGGGGTCTGCTGA
- the LOC100828214 gene encoding DNA polymerase epsilon subunit B isoform X1 has protein sequence MAAPSAAMRKKLQRKFRLRGFTLKVDALEEAATFLARFPDAEDDALDLLLDELDKEPLKSSILDGDAVRRVVSLLVEAEEAVDAASPAATSARSALRVVDSFVVPRFQYDPIKKVFYEHTGRLAIHGEASDKAALYRDRYQVLLQRLARDKYFSRPAFETVMTEKDSCEITSIQSLIGCTGRRWIMGVISQLEERQFYLEDLTGAVPIDLSNAKITSGFFVENTVIVAEGELLSNGIFQVNTCGFPPLEDREASLSLLMGLDFFGGGVIPTEETLRLSSLENKAVNDMFVILSDVWLDSAETMEKLAVVLDGYDSVEVVPSLFVLMGNFCSRPCNLAFNSFEELRLQFGKLGEMIAARTRLKEHSRFLFIPGPDDAGPSKALPRCALPKYLIEELQKHIPNAIFVSNPCRVRFYTQEIVFFRQDLLYRMRRSCLIPPTTEETSDPFEHLVATITHQSHLCPLPLTVQPIIWNFDHCLRLYPTPHTIVLGDRSEQKAFKYTGITCFNPGSFANDSTFAAYRPCTKEVELSALES, from the exons atggcggcgccgtcggcggcCATGCGCAAGAAGCTCCAGCGCAAGTTCCGGCTCAGGGGCTTCACCCTCAAGGTAGACGCCCTCGAGGAGGCGGCCACCTTCCTCGCCCGCTTCCCCGACGCGGAGGACgacgccctcgatctcctcctcgACGAGCTCGACAAGGAACCGC TGAAATCGTCTATACTGGACGGGGACGCCGTCCGGCGCGTGGTGTCCCTGCTTgtcgaggcggaggaggcggtcgacgcggcgtcgccggcggccaccagcGCCCGTTCGGCGCTGAGGGTGGTGGACTCATTCGTCGTGCCGCGGTTCCAGTACGACCCAATCAAGAAAGTGTTCTACGA GCACACTGGCAGATTAGCAATTCATGGAGAAGCCAGCGATAAAGCTGCCCTTTACAGGGATAGGTATCAAGTGCTTCTTCAGAGGCTCGCTCGTGATAAATATTTCTCCAGGCCAGCCTTTGAGACTGTGATGACTGAAAAGGATAGTTGTGAG ATAACTTCTATACAGTCTTTAATTGGGTGCACTGGACGGAGATGGATTATGGGGGTCATATCGCAGTTGGAGGAACGTCAGTTCTACTTGGAGGATCTTACTGGAGCAGTTCCAATTGACTTATCAAATGCA AAAATCACTTCGggtttttttgttgaaaacaCTGTAATTGTGGCAGAAGGGGAATTGCTTTCAAATGGCATCTTCCAG GTCAATACATGTGGGTTTCCTCCATTAGAGGATAGGGAAGCATCACTTTCACTGCTTATGGGGCTTGATTTCTTTGGTGGAGGAGTCATACCAACTGAAGAAACA CTGAGACTGTCATCACTAGAAAATAAGGCCGTAAACGACATGTTTGTCATACTTTCAGATGTTTGGCTGGACAGTGCTGAG ACTATGGAGAAGTTAGCTGTCGTTCTTGATGGCTATGACAGTGTTGAAGTGGTTCCTTCTCTCTTTGTTTTAATGGGCAATTTCTGCTCTCGACCTTGCAATCTGGCATTCAATTCATTTGAAGAACTCAG ATTGCAGTTTGGAAAGCTTGGTGAGATGATTGCAGCCCGAACTAGGCTAAAGGAACATAGTCGTTTTCTATTCATTCCTGGACCCGATGATGCAG GACCGTCTAAAGCTCTCCCAAGGTGTGCACTCCCGAAGTATCTGATCGAGGAACTTCAGAAGCATATCCCAAATGCTATATTCGTAAGCAACCCCTGCAG GGTGAGGTTTTATACGCAAGAAATTGTGTTTTTCCGACAAGATCTACTTTACAGGATGCGGCGGTCATGTCTGATTCCACCAACAACAGAAGAAACAAGTGATCCTTTTGAACAT ctAGTAGCAACTATCACCCATCAGAGTCATCTTTGTCCATTACCTCTCACGGTTCAACCTATCATATGGAACTTTGATCATTGCCTTCGACTGTACCCGACTCCTCACACG ATAGTATTGGGCGATAGAAGTGAACAGAAGGCCTTCAAATATACAGGAATCACTTGCTTCAATCCTGGTTCTTTTGCAAATGACAGCACCTTCGCAGCCTACCGTCCTTGCACTAAGGAGGTCGAACTTTCTGCATTAGAGAGCTAA
- the LOC100828214 gene encoding DNA polymerase epsilon subunit B isoform X2: MAAPSAAMRKKLQRKFRLRGFTLKVDALEEAATFLARFPDAEDDALDLLLDELDKEPLKSSILDGDAVRRVVSLLVEAEEAVDAASPAATSARSALRVVDSFVVPRFQYDPIKKVFYEHTGRLAIHGEASDKAALYRDRYQVLLQRLARDKYFSRPAFETVMTEKDSCEITSIQSLIGCTGRRWIMGVISQLEERQFYLEDLTGAVPIDLSNAKITSGFFVENTVIVAEGELLSNGIFQVNTCGFPPLEDREASLSLLMGLDFFGGGVIPTEETLRLSSLENKAVNDMFVILSDVWLDSAETMEKLAVVLDGYDSVEVVPSLFVLMGNFCSRPCNLAFNSFEELRLQFGKLGEMIAARTRLKEHSRFLFIPGPDDAGPSKALPRCALPKYLIEELQKHIPNAIFVSNPCRMRRSCLIPPTTEETSDPFEHLVATITHQSHLCPLPLTVQPIIWNFDHCLRLYPTPHTIVLGDRSEQKAFKYTGITCFNPGSFANDSTFAAYRPCTKEVELSALES; the protein is encoded by the exons atggcggcgccgtcggcggcCATGCGCAAGAAGCTCCAGCGCAAGTTCCGGCTCAGGGGCTTCACCCTCAAGGTAGACGCCCTCGAGGAGGCGGCCACCTTCCTCGCCCGCTTCCCCGACGCGGAGGACgacgccctcgatctcctcctcgACGAGCTCGACAAGGAACCGC TGAAATCGTCTATACTGGACGGGGACGCCGTCCGGCGCGTGGTGTCCCTGCTTgtcgaggcggaggaggcggtcgacgcggcgtcgccggcggccaccagcGCCCGTTCGGCGCTGAGGGTGGTGGACTCATTCGTCGTGCCGCGGTTCCAGTACGACCCAATCAAGAAAGTGTTCTACGA GCACACTGGCAGATTAGCAATTCATGGAGAAGCCAGCGATAAAGCTGCCCTTTACAGGGATAGGTATCAAGTGCTTCTTCAGAGGCTCGCTCGTGATAAATATTTCTCCAGGCCAGCCTTTGAGACTGTGATGACTGAAAAGGATAGTTGTGAG ATAACTTCTATACAGTCTTTAATTGGGTGCACTGGACGGAGATGGATTATGGGGGTCATATCGCAGTTGGAGGAACGTCAGTTCTACTTGGAGGATCTTACTGGAGCAGTTCCAATTGACTTATCAAATGCA AAAATCACTTCGggtttttttgttgaaaacaCTGTAATTGTGGCAGAAGGGGAATTGCTTTCAAATGGCATCTTCCAG GTCAATACATGTGGGTTTCCTCCATTAGAGGATAGGGAAGCATCACTTTCACTGCTTATGGGGCTTGATTTCTTTGGTGGAGGAGTCATACCAACTGAAGAAACA CTGAGACTGTCATCACTAGAAAATAAGGCCGTAAACGACATGTTTGTCATACTTTCAGATGTTTGGCTGGACAGTGCTGAG ACTATGGAGAAGTTAGCTGTCGTTCTTGATGGCTATGACAGTGTTGAAGTGGTTCCTTCTCTCTTTGTTTTAATGGGCAATTTCTGCTCTCGACCTTGCAATCTGGCATTCAATTCATTTGAAGAACTCAG ATTGCAGTTTGGAAAGCTTGGTGAGATGATTGCAGCCCGAACTAGGCTAAAGGAACATAGTCGTTTTCTATTCATTCCTGGACCCGATGATGCAG GACCGTCTAAAGCTCTCCCAAGGTGTGCACTCCCGAAGTATCTGATCGAGGAACTTCAGAAGCATATCCCAAATGCTATATTCGTAAGCAACCCCTGCAG GATGCGGCGGTCATGTCTGATTCCACCAACAACAGAAGAAACAAGTGATCCTTTTGAACAT ctAGTAGCAACTATCACCCATCAGAGTCATCTTTGTCCATTACCTCTCACGGTTCAACCTATCATATGGAACTTTGATCATTGCCTTCGACTGTACCCGACTCCTCACACG ATAGTATTGGGCGATAGAAGTGAACAGAAGGCCTTCAAATATACAGGAATCACTTGCTTCAATCCTGGTTCTTTTGCAAATGACAGCACCTTCGCAGCCTACCGTCCTTGCACTAAGGAGGTCGAACTTTCTGCATTAGAGAGCTAA
- the LOC100829309 gene encoding probable potassium transporter 4, with amino-acid sequence MQGSPSTSILQTLSASCRLLPMATPSMDVEAGSNKRKKGVYQDLVLAYKTLGVVFGGLVTSPLYVYPSMNLRNPTEQDYLGIFSIMFWTLTLIGVVKYICIALNADDHGEGGTFAMYSLLCQHANIGVLPSKKIYVEEPEGLAASARPAAGVVAGRPSRLRRFIEGSLVARRLLLLTVILGMCMLIGDGILTPAISVLSAIDGLRGPFPSVSKPVVEGLSAAILVGLFLLQKYGTSRVSFMFSPIMAAWTFTTRIIGAYSVWRYYPGVFKATSPHYVVMFFMANKRRGWQLLGGTVLCITGAEAMFADLGHFSKRSIQIAFLSGVYPSLVLTYAGQTAYLIKNVDDFGDGFYKFVPRAVYWPMFAVATLAAIVASQSLISATFSVVKQSVALDYFPRVRVVHTSRDKEGEVYSPEANWVLMLLCVGVVIGFGDGKDIGNAFGVVVILVMLITTVLLTLVMLIIWGTHVALVALYFVPFLAMEGAYVSAVCTKVLKGGWLPFAVSVVLAVVMFGWYYGRQRKAEYEMANKVTLERLGELLPGVHRVPGLCFFYSNVPTQQDWLTPVLAHYVKNVRSLHGVTVFLTLRYLLVAKVDAKDRVAVVRRLAGGVYGCTMQYGYADRLDFEEDDLVGQVVSALRELMETEGEEEVARLEEARAAGVVHVRGKMRFHIGKDTGFFDRVLLGFYEFLHGACRSALPVLGVPLQQRVEIGMLCKA; translated from the exons ATGCAAGGGTCACCAAGCACAAGCATCCTCCAAACGCTCTCTGCTAGCTGCCGCCTCTTGCCGATGGCGACACCCTCCATGGACGTCGAAGCTGGAAGTAACAAAAGG AAGAAGGGTGTGTACCAAGATCTTGTCCTAGCTTACAAGACTCTGGGCGTCGTCTTCGGCGGCCTCGTCACCTCGCCCCTCTACGTCTACCCCTCCATGAACCTGAGAAACCCCACGGAGCAGGACTACCTGGGGATATTCAGCATCATGTTCTGGACGCTGACCCTGATCGGCGTCGTCAAGTACATCTGCATAGCTCTCAACGCCGACGACCACGGCGAAGGCGGCACGTTCGCCATGTACTCTCTGCTCTGCCAGCACGCCAACATCGGCGTCCTCCCGTCCAAGAAGATCTACGTCGAAGAGCCGGAGGGCCTGGCGGCCTCGGCCCGGCCTGCTGCCGGCGTGGTGGCCGGACGGCCCAGCAGGCTGAGGAGATTCATCGAGGGCAGCCTCGTCGCcaggcggctgctgctgctcacgGTCATTCTGggcatgtgcatgctcatcgGGGATGGGATCCTGACGCCCGCTATTTCAGTCTTGTCGGCGATAGATGGGCTGAGAGGCCCCTTCCCATCCGTCAGTAAAC CTGTCGTGGAGGGTCTGTCCGCGGCGATCCTGGTGGGGCTGTTCTTGCTGCAGAAGTACGGCACATCGAGAGTGAGCTTCATGTTCTCGCCGATCATGGCGGCATGGACGTTCACCACCCGGATCATCGGCGCGTACAGCGTCTGGCGCTACTACCCGGGCGTCTTCAAGGCCACTTCGCCGCACTACGTCGTCATGTTCTTCATGGCCAACAAGAGGAGAGGCTGgcagctgctgggcggcaCCGTGCTCTGCATCACGGGCGCCGAGGCCATGTTCGCCGATCTCGGACACTTCAGCAAGAGGTCGATCCAGATCGCGTTCCTCTCCGGCGTGTACCCGTCCCTGGTTCTGACCTACGCCGGGCAGACGGCGTACCTGATCAAGAACGTGGACGACTTCGGCGACGGGTTCTACAAGTTCGTGCCGCGGGCCGTGTACTGGCCCATGTTCGCCGTGGCGACGCTGGCGGCGATCGTGGCGAGCCAGTCGCTGATCTCAGCCACCTTCTCCGTGGTGAAGCAGTCGGTGGCGCTGGACTACTTCCCGCGCGTCAGGGTGGTGCACACGTCGAGGGACAAGGAAGGGGAGGTGTACTCTCCGGAGGCCAACTGGGTGCTCATGCTGCTCTGCGTCGGCGTCGTCATCGGCTTCGGCGACGGCAAGGACATCGGCAACGCCTTCGGGGTGGTTGTCATCCTGGTCATGCTCATCACCACCGTCCTGCTCACGCTCGTGATGCTCATCATCTGGGGCACCCACGTGGCGCTGGTGGCGCTCTACTTCGTGCCGTTCCTGGCCATGGAGGGCGCCTACGTGAGCGCGGTGTGCACCAAGGTGTTGAAGGGCGGGTGGCTGCCGTTCGCGGTGTCGGTGGTGCTGGCGGTGGTGATGTTCGGATGGTACTACGGGCGGCAGAGGAAAGCAGAGTACGAGATGGCGAACAAGGTGACCCTGGAGCGGCTCGGCGAGCTCCTGCCCGGCGTGCACCGCGTCCCGGggctctgcttcttctacAGCAACGTGCCCACGCAGCAGGACTGGCTCACCCCGGTGCTCGCGCACTACGTGAAGAACGTGCGGTCGCTGCACGGGGTGACCGTGTTCCTCACGCTCCGGTACTTGCTGGTGGCCAAGGTGGACGCCAAGGACCGGGTGGCCGTCGTCCGGCGGCTCGCCGGCGGGGTCTACGGGTGCACGATGCAGTACGGCTACGCCGACCGGCTCGATTTCGAGGAGGACGACCTTGTGGGGCAAGTGGTGAGCGCGCTGAGGGAGCTCATGGAGacggaaggggaggaggaggtggcgagGCTGGAGGAGGCGAGGGCGGCCGGGGTGGTGCACGTCAGGGGCAAGATGAGGTTCCACATCGGCAAGGACACGGGGTTCTTTGACCGGGTGCTGCTCGGCTTCTACGAGTTCCTCCATGGCGCGTGCCGCTCCGCGCTGCCGGTGCTCGGCGTCCCGCTGCAGCAGCGCGTCGAGATCGGCATGCTCTGCAAGGCCTGA
- the LOC100829610 gene encoding uncharacterized protein LOC100829610 — MAHLSSYPHPHNLSPSLSLSRFPTGSLLLLHPMETAQESELQERQQAWWWPLDNMACSSGSLDMSSNGSCFLLELDSQLRYLGLGVVGVAAAAASNPDDHRRTIEHELGLFFPKCMESPASSSEAVQDATVMPEDQLDELLQSFWDAEEEDQQQLIGFSSSSILKENGTFVLDDDDLLASLSSVSPVEPALPEPEQQPPSSSSSSHCNLDPPASETAGAQPQNARARTNCSSKRSATQEDTDAWNGKRSRKAAASCSVARPFTVVKPGPSGMDGVATLADINERILTRPARPVPHPVGEFACVPRASASAGGGDRPAPSGKAVASFTRLHTGAGKGTITIIRTSS, encoded by the exons ATGGCACACCTCTCAAGCTACCCTCACCCTCACAATCTTTcaccatctctctctctctctcgcttccCCACAGGttcactgctgctgctacatCCCATGGAGACAGCCCAAGAAAGCGAGCTGCAGGAGAGACAGCAGGCATGGTGGTGGCCTCTGGACAACAtggcctgcagcagcggcagcttgGACATGAGCAGCAATGGCAGCTGCTTCCTGCTCGAATTGGACTCGCAGCTCAGGTACTTGGGTCTAGGTGTTGTGGGcgtcgccgcagccgccgctaGTAATCCCGATGATCATCGTCGTACCATCGAGCACGAGCTTGGGCTCTTCTTCCCAAAGT GCATGGAATCGCCCGCTAGTTCATCCGAGGCGGTGCAGGATGCGACGGTGATGCCCGAGGATCAGTTGGATGAACTGCTCCAG AGTTTCTGGgatgcggaggaggaggatcagcAGCAGTTGATAGGATTCAGTTCCAGCTCCATCCTGAAGGAGAATGGTACTTTTGTCCTGG ATGACGATGATCTTCTGGCGTCTCTGAGCTCTGTCTCACCAGTGGAGCCTGCATTGCCAGAGCCAGAGCAGCAGCCCCCCTCGAGCTCGTCCTCGTCTCACTGCAACCTGGACCCACCGGCCAGTGAAACAGCCGGCGCCCAACCCCAGAACGCTCGCGCTCGCACCAACTGTTCGTCCAAACGCTCGGCGACACAAGAAG ATACGGACGCATGGAACGGCAAGAGGAgcaggaaggcggcggcgtcctgcTCGGTGGCGCGCCCGTTCACGGTGGTGAAGCCCGGGCCCAGCGGGATGGACGGCGTCGCGACGCTGGCCGACATCAATGAGCGGATCCTGACGCGGCCCGCCAGGCCCGTGCCGCACCCTGTAGGCGAGTTCGCGTGCGTTCCGcgcgcgtcggcgtcggccggtggcggcgaccgGCCGGCCCCGTCGGGCAAGGCGGTCGCCAGCTTCACCAGGCTGCACACCGGCGCCGGGAAGGGGACGATAACCATCATAAGGACGTCAAGCTAA